The Nitrospiraceae bacterium genome includes a window with the following:
- a CDS encoding OmpA family protein — protein sequence MIRMRPLALVGLLAFTGGTVLDGCASKSGTSGGNTASIPKPRTEERIAAPVVKEIEPPAAPAPAPLRSVEMAARNATGQQNIPFPDVLFDFDQYVLRDDALTTVEANAKRLKDNGVKKILLEGRCDEIGTAEYNMVLGERRASHVKRYLENLGIDNLQIEVTSYGKDRPLCLQHNASCWQKNRSVHFVVRD from the coding sequence ATGATCCGCATGCGTCCACTCGCCTTGGTGGGGCTTCTCGCCTTTACCGGCGGGACCGTCCTCGACGGCTGTGCCAGCAAATCGGGAACGAGCGGAGGCAATACCGCCAGCATTCCGAAACCCCGGACCGAGGAACGTATCGCGGCGCCGGTAGTCAAAGAAATCGAACCTCCGGCCGCACCGGCCCCCGCCCCGCTTCGATCCGTCGAAATGGCGGCGCGTAACGCAACCGGCCAGCAGAACATCCCTTTCCCCGACGTCTTGTTCGACTTCGATCAATATGTCCTGCGCGATGATGCTTTGACGACGGTCGAGGCCAATGCCAAACGCCTCAAGGATAACGGGGTCAAGAAGATCCTGCTCGAAGGGCGCTGCGACGAAATCGGTACGGCTGAATACAACATGGTCCTCGGCGAACGCCGTGCGTCCCATGTGAAGCGCTATCTCGAGAACCTGGGCATCGACAACCTGCAGATCGAAGTCACCAGCTACGGAAAAGATCGGCCTCTCTGCCTGCAGCACAATGCCTCTTGCTGGCAGAAGAACCGCAGCGTGCACTTCGTCGTACGAGACTAG
- a CDS encoding CBS domain-containing protein codes for MVRIGQLMSRSLVTVQVGTTVMEAAKVMGERKIGSVFVERNDQVIGIVTEPDIVRKVVGTSKPPYFTQVESIMSSPVICIDERRSVTEAADLMQQHQTRHLAVSQSGAIVGVLSVRDLLHPVSIDDF; via the coding sequence ATGGTTAGAATCGGTCAGCTGATGAGCAGATCGTTGGTCACGGTCCAGGTGGGTACGACCGTCATGGAAGCGGCCAAGGTCATGGGCGAACGGAAGATCGGCAGCGTCTTCGTCGAGCGAAACGACCAAGTCATTGGAATCGTGACCGAGCCGGATATCGTTCGAAAGGTCGTGGGCACGAGCAAGCCGCCCTACTTCACGCAGGTCGAATCAATCATGAGCAGCCCTGTGATCTGCATCGACGAGCGACGGTCGGTGACGGAGGCCGCCGATCTCATGCAACAGCACCAGACCAGGCACCTGGCGGTGTCCCAATCCGGCGCGATTGTGGGGGTCTTGTCCGTGCGAGACCTGCTCCATCCCGTCTCGATCGACGACTTCTGA